The following proteins are encoded in a genomic region of Cellulomonas sp. ES6:
- a CDS encoding protease inhibitor I42 family protein, producing MEAQRLLAHRETSWDEPIDVFKIVQDEGIWLVSKPLGAGLYGFYLREGDATGIVVNANHPETLQRYTAAHELGHHVLGHESHLDGPDDVRGPIEKARANELAAQVFAGNLLMPLQAVNRALRRQGVARQASPTAAQAYMLARDLDVSFSAAVWQLVSLRRLDHQTADDYLRAGAAAIKRELRAGDHPEGNNRADLVLLDQRSNGLAAVCRVGDELRVRLPENPSTGYQWRLREPATAALGPQGAVWDGGRLLESEPAVSAAVTVPCELRVVVDTFLAPSSGDMVGGGGVRELVMLADEAGSTRIQAVLARPWQPDGVVDEFGVSVRVAPSHSLEGFAESQIAAHRSRVARRVA from the coding sequence ATGGAGGCGCAGCGGCTCCTTGCCCATCGGGAGACCTCGTGGGATGAGCCGATCGATGTCTTCAAGATAGTTCAGGACGAAGGTATCTGGCTCGTGAGCAAGCCACTCGGAGCGGGCCTGTACGGCTTCTATCTCCGCGAGGGTGACGCGACCGGAATTGTCGTCAACGCTAATCACCCTGAGACTCTTCAACGCTATACCGCAGCCCATGAGCTGGGGCACCACGTGTTGGGTCACGAGTCCCATCTCGATGGCCCCGATGACGTGAGGGGCCCAATCGAGAAGGCGCGCGCGAATGAGCTCGCGGCCCAGGTGTTCGCGGGCAACCTGCTGATGCCGCTCCAGGCGGTGAACCGCGCTCTGCGCCGCCAGGGAGTAGCCCGACAGGCGAGTCCGACCGCGGCTCAGGCCTACATGCTCGCGAGAGATCTCGATGTGAGTTTCAGTGCCGCTGTGTGGCAACTGGTCAGCCTGAGGAGACTGGACCATCAGACGGCGGATGACTACTTGCGCGCGGGCGCAGCGGCGATCAAGCGCGAACTGCGGGCCGGCGACCATCCCGAGGGCAACAACCGCGCCGATCTCGTGCTGCTTGATCAGCGCTCAAACGGCCTGGCAGCGGTCTGTCGGGTCGGCGACGAACTCCGAGTGCGGCTGCCCGAGAACCCATCGACCGGGTATCAATGGCGACTCCGCGAACCGGCGACGGCAGCGCTAGGTCCGCAGGGGGCAGTTTGGGATGGTGGGCGGTTGCTCGAAAGTGAGCCCGCCGTCTCGGCTGCCGTCACCGTGCCGTGTGAGCTTCGGGTGGTAGTCGACACGTTCCTGGCGCCGAGTAGTGGTGACATGGTCGGTGGAGGCGGGGTGCGGGAACTGGTGATGCTAGCCGATGAGGCAGGTTCGACTCGCATCCAGGCAGTCCTTGCGCGTCCCTGGCAGCCCGATGGTGTGGTTGATGAGTTCGGAGTCTCGGTGAGGGTCGCGCCCTCCCATTCGTTGGAGGGGTTCGCCGAGTCACAAATTGCGGCCCATCGGTCACGCGTGGCCAGGCGGGTCGCATGA
- a CDS encoding helix-turn-helix transcriptional regulator, which produces MTEKREDSQTPAPRDSATSSVDPVDDEQALAERIRTDRLYVGLSQADVAEVLGISRAAVSAIENGRRRVTGIELKRLAELFGTTGDRLLGRAAHDDPATTALFRATKSLSESDKQQVLRFAEFLRGAGQAPQAGSDTVD; this is translated from the coding sequence ATGACCGAAAAGCGGGAAGACTCGCAGACGCCTGCACCTCGGGACAGTGCCACGTCGAGCGTCGATCCGGTTGACGATGAGCAGGCGCTTGCCGAACGAATCCGCACGGACCGGTTGTACGTCGGCCTCAGCCAGGCGGACGTGGCGGAGGTTCTCGGCATCTCCCGCGCGGCAGTGAGCGCAATCGAGAATGGCCGTCGTCGAGTCACTGGTATCGAACTGAAGCGACTTGCCGAGCTATTCGGAACCACTGGTGACCGCCTACTCGGCAGGGCTGCTCACGATGACCCCGCGACGACGGCGCTCTTCCGCGCGACCAAATCACTCTCGGAATCTGACAAGCAGCAGGTGCTGCGGTTCGCAGAGTTCCTCCGGGGAGCCGGCCAAGCGCCGCAAGCTGGTTCGGACACAGTCGACTAG